In Janthinobacterium rivuli, a single genomic region encodes these proteins:
- the murA gene encoding UDP-N-acetylglucosamine 1-carboxyvinyltransferase, which yields MDKLLINGGNRLNGDIAISGAKNAALPILCAGLLTAGDLDLTNVPHLHDVATMLKLLGQTGLKVQQDGDRVLLNGSAIDTLEAPYELVKTMRASILVLGPLLARFGEAKVSLPGGCAIGSRPVDQHIKGLEALGAEIRIEAGYIYAKCAKLKGARIVTDMITVTGTENLLMAATLAEGETILENAACEPEVTDLAHLLVAMGAKIDGIGTSRLVIQGVDALHGASHAVIADRIETGTFLCAVAATGGDITLRNVRTDILDAALDKLRAMGLTMTFGADWIRAEMSARPNPVSFRTTEYPGFPTDMQAQFMAVNTIANGASRVTETIFENRFMHVQEMNRLGADITIEGNTAIIAGVKQLRGAPVMATDLRASASLVIAALAADGETLIDRIYHLDRGYDRMEVKLSAVGANIVRIK from the coding sequence ATGGACAAGCTCCTCATCAACGGCGGCAACCGCCTGAACGGCGACATCGCCATCTCCGGCGCGAAGAACGCCGCCCTGCCCATCCTGTGCGCGGGCCTGCTGACCGCGGGCGACCTGGACCTGACGAACGTGCCGCACCTGCACGACGTGGCCACCATGCTGAAACTGCTGGGCCAGACGGGCCTGAAAGTGCAGCAGGACGGCGACCGCGTGCTCCTCAACGGCAGCGCCATCGATACCCTGGAAGCGCCGTATGAGCTGGTGAAAACCATGCGCGCCTCGATCCTCGTGCTCGGCCCCCTGCTGGCGCGCTTCGGCGAAGCCAAGGTGTCCTTGCCGGGCGGCTGCGCCATCGGTTCGCGTCCCGTCGACCAGCACATCAAGGGCCTGGAAGCGCTGGGCGCCGAGATCCGCATCGAAGCGGGCTACATCTACGCCAAGTGCGCCAAGCTCAAAGGCGCGCGCATCGTCACCGACATGATCACCGTCACCGGCACCGAGAATCTGCTGATGGCCGCGACCCTGGCCGAAGGCGAGACCATCCTGGAAAACGCCGCCTGCGAACCGGAAGTAACCGACCTGGCGCACCTGCTGGTGGCCATGGGCGCGAAGATCGACGGCATCGGCACCAGCCGCCTGGTGATCCAGGGCGTGGATGCCTTGCACGGCGCTTCGCACGCGGTGATCGCCGACCGTATCGAAACGGGCACCTTCCTGTGCGCCGTGGCGGCCACCGGCGGCGATATCACCTTGCGCAACGTGCGCACCGATATCCTCGACGCGGCGCTCGACAAGCTGCGCGCCATGGGCCTGACGATGACCTTCGGCGCCGACTGGATCCGCGCCGAGATGTCGGCCCGTCCGAACCCCGTCAGCTTCCGTACGACGGAATACCCGGGCTTCCCGACCGACATGCAGGCGCAGTTCATGGCCGTGAACACCATCGCGAATGGCGCCAGCCGCGTCACCGAGACGATTTTCGAGAACCGCTTCATGCACGTGCAGGAAATGAACCGCCTGGGCGCCGACATCACCATCGAGGGCAACACGGCCATCATCGCCGGCGTCAAGCAGCTGCGCGGCGCGCCCGTGATGGCGACCGACCTGCGCGCTTCGGCGTCGCTGGTGATCGCGGCCCTGGCCGCCGATGGCGAAACCCTGATCGACCGCATCTATCACCTCGACCGCGGCTACGACCGCATGGAAGTGAAATTGTCGGCCGTGGGCGCCAACA
- a CDS encoding BolA family protein yields MTTTPELIHGYLSAGLECTHLEVEGDGQHFQAVIVSPAFAGKRLIQRHQIVYAALGDRMREEIHALSMKTLTPEEFQG; encoded by the coding sequence GTGACCACCACTCCAGAACTGATCCACGGCTATCTGTCGGCCGGCCTCGAATGCACGCACCTCGAAGTGGAGGGCGATGGCCAGCACTTCCAGGCCGTGATCGTCTCGCCCGCGTTTGCCGGCAAGCGTTTGATCCAGCGTCACCAGATCGTCTACGCGGCGCTGGGCGACCGCATGCGCGAAGAAATCCACGCGCTGTCGATGAAAACCCTGACACCTGAAGAATTCCAAGGATAA
- a CDS encoding ABC transporter permease: MISTGFRTLVYKETLRFWKVATQTVAAPVLTSMLYLLVFGHVLDGRVEPSPGVSYTAFLIPGLVMMSVLQNAFANSSSSLIQSKITGNLVFVLLTPLSHWEIFSAYVLASVARGLAVGFGVFAITCWFADLSFVAPLWIVVFAFLGAAMLGTMGLIAGIWAEKFDQLAAFQNFLIMPATFLSGVFYSIHSLPAFWQTVSHLNPFFYMIDGFRYGFFGVSDVSPWLSLSIVAGFLVILALASIRLLKSGYRLRH, from the coding sequence ATGATTTCGACAGGATTTCGCACCCTCGTCTACAAAGAGACGCTGCGCTTCTGGAAAGTGGCGACGCAAACCGTGGCCGCGCCCGTGCTCACGTCGATGCTGTACCTGCTGGTGTTCGGCCATGTGCTCGACGGCCGCGTGGAGCCGAGCCCCGGCGTCAGCTACACGGCCTTTCTGATTCCCGGCCTGGTGATGATGAGCGTGCTGCAAAACGCGTTCGCCAATTCCTCGTCCTCGCTGATCCAGTCCAAGATCACGGGTAACCTGGTGTTCGTGCTGCTCACGCCCTTGTCGCACTGGGAAATTTTCTCGGCGTACGTACTTGCTTCCGTCGCGCGCGGCCTGGCCGTGGGCTTTGGCGTGTTCGCCATCACGTGCTGGTTCGCCGACCTGTCGTTTGTCGCGCCGCTGTGGATCGTCGTCTTCGCCTTCCTCGGCGCCGCCATGCTGGGCACCATGGGCCTGATCGCCGGCATCTGGGCCGAAAAATTCGACCAGCTGGCCGCCTTCCAGAACTTCCTGATCATGCCGGCCACCTTTTTGTCGGGCGTGTTCTATTCGATCCATTCGCTGCCCGCCTTCTGGCAGACGGTATCGCATCTGAACCCCTTCTTTTACATGATCGATGGCTTCCGCTACGGCTTCTTCGGCGTGTCCGACGTCAGCCCGTGGCTTAGTTTGTCCATCGTCGCCGGCTTCCTCGTGATTCTGGCGCTGGCGTCGATCCGCCTGCTGAAGAGCGGCTATCGTTTGCGTCATTAA
- a CDS encoding ABC transporter ATP-binding protein → MTAIQITNVEKSYKSLKALGGVSLAIEEGEFFGLLGPNGAGKTTLISIIAGLIRPDAGTVKIHGHDVVTDFRNARRNLGVVPQELVFDPFFTVRETLRLQSGYFGLPNNDKWIDEVMENLDLTGKADTNMRALSGGMKRRVLVAQALVHKPPVIVLDEPTAGVDVELRQTLWKFISRLNREGGHTVVLTTHYLEEAQAMCQRVAMLKTGKVVALDTMSALIRRIAGSQLQVHLKNGSLPADLRHLVLHPEEQQAPNKFSLRVNEYSEVEKILARLREAGAEIDEMQLQQADLEDIFLQIMDKGTV, encoded by the coding sequence ATGACCGCAATTCAAATCACGAATGTAGAAAAGAGCTATAAATCGCTCAAGGCGCTGGGCGGCGTGTCGCTGGCCATCGAGGAAGGCGAATTCTTTGGCCTGCTTGGCCCGAATGGCGCCGGCAAGACCACCCTCATTTCCATCATCGCCGGCCTGATACGCCCCGACGCGGGCACCGTCAAGATCCATGGCCACGATGTCGTCACGGACTTCCGCAACGCGCGCCGCAACCTGGGCGTGGTGCCGCAGGAGCTGGTGTTCGATCCGTTTTTCACCGTGCGCGAAACCCTGCGCCTGCAATCCGGTTACTTTGGCTTGCCGAACAACGACAAGTGGATCGACGAGGTCATGGAAAACCTCGACCTCACAGGCAAGGCCGACACGAATATGCGCGCGCTGTCCGGCGGCATGAAGCGCCGCGTGCTCGTGGCGCAGGCGCTGGTGCACAAGCCGCCCGTCATCGTGCTCGATGAGCCGACGGCCGGCGTCGACGTGGAACTGCGCCAGACCCTGTGGAAGTTCATCTCGCGCCTGAACCGCGAAGGCGGCCACACGGTCGTGCTAACCACCCACTACCTGGAAGAGGCGCAAGCCATGTGCCAGCGCGTGGCCATGCTGAAAACCGGCAAGGTGGTGGCGCTCGACACCATGTCGGCCCTGATCCGCCGCATCGCCGGCTCGCAGCTGCAGGTGCATCTCAAAAACGGCAGCCTGCCGGCCGACCTGCGGCACCTGGTGCTGCACCCGGAAGAACAGCAGGCGCCGAACAAATTCAGCCTGCGCGTCAACGAATACAGCGAAGTCGAAAAAATCCTCGCCCGCCTGCGTGAAGCGGGCGCCGAAATCGACGAAATGCAATTGCAACAAGCCGACCTGGAAGATATCTTCTTGCAGATCATGGATAAAGGTACCGTATGA
- a CDS encoding STAS domain-containing protein — MPDSLDTLQSLTSLTVHNATSALEQGLDAIRSGQTKFDLRNVKAVDSAAVSVMLTWQRAAQDAGAVLELKNLPNNLKNLTKLYGVCSLVSSTLSTLSADDCASAGGHAERSPSDLHHH, encoded by the coding sequence ATGCCCGACTCTCTCGACACCTTGCAGTCCCTGACTTCCCTGACCGTGCACAATGCCACTTCGGCATTGGAGCAGGGTCTGGACGCCATCCGCTCGGGCCAGACGAAGTTTGACTTGCGCAACGTCAAGGCCGTCGATTCGGCAGCCGTCTCCGTCATGCTGACGTGGCAACGCGCCGCGCAGGATGCCGGCGCCGTGCTGGAGCTGAAAAACCTGCCGAACAACCTGAAAAACCTCACCAAGCTGTATGGCGTGTGCTCGCTCGTCTCGAGCACCCTGAGCACCCTGAGCGCCGACGACTGCGCCAGCGCCGGCGGCCACGCCGAACGCAGCCCGTCCGACCTGCATCATCATTGA
- a CDS encoding MlaC/ttg2D family ABC transporter substrate-binding protein, translating to MKLMKQLLAMATIAFATAAQAAPAVEAPDVLVKRISQDVIDTAKSDKAIQAGDIKRVTELVESKILPYVDFQRMTALAAGRHWRDATPDQQKQLAAEFRTLLIYTYSGALSQIKNETVEFKPLRADPSDTEVEVRSQVNVARGEPVPLNYRVAKTPAGWKIYDINVLGAWLVETYKSSFASEISKGGIDGLIKTLSAKNKALASRPAAKAK from the coding sequence ATGAAATTGATGAAACAACTGCTGGCGATGGCCACCATCGCCTTTGCCACCGCCGCCCAGGCCGCCCCCGCCGTGGAAGCGCCGGACGTGTTGGTCAAGCGCATCAGCCAGGACGTGATCGACACGGCCAAGTCCGACAAGGCCATCCAGGCTGGCGATATCAAGCGCGTCACCGAATTGGTGGAAAGCAAGATCTTGCCGTACGTGGATTTCCAGCGCATGACGGCCCTGGCCGCCGGCCGCCACTGGCGCGATGCCACGCCCGACCAGCAAAAGCAGCTGGCCGCGGAATTTCGCACCCTGCTGATCTACACGTACTCGGGCGCCCTGTCGCAGATCAAGAACGAAACCGTGGAATTCAAGCCGCTGCGCGCCGATCCTAGCGATACGGAAGTGGAAGTGCGCTCGCAGGTGAACGTGGCGCGCGGCGAACCCGTGCCCTTGAACTACCGCGTGGCGAAAACCCCGGCCGGCTGGAAGATCTATGACATCAACGTGCTGGGCGCGTGGCTGGTGGAAACGTACAAAAGCAGCTTTGCCAGCGAGATCAGCAAGGGCGGCATCGATGGCCTGATCAAGACTTTGTCGGCAAAAAACAAGGCCCTGGCCAGCCGTCCCGCTGCCAAAGCCAAATAA
- a CDS encoding MlaA family lipoprotein, with product MSESTKQSQGSLARIGLALAIAASVSACATGTNPRDPLEGYNRAMFKFNDTVDQVALKPVATAYKKVTPSFVQTGVGNFFGNLSDVWSAMNNLLQGKGEAGLQDVVRVSMNSTFGIFGLIDIASQAGIPKHNEDFGQTLGWYGVQSGPYVMLPLLGPSTVRDTAALPLDIAGDPWRYKDPAYVRNIGTVTRVVDKRAALLDATNLMEAAALDRYEFIRDGFLQARESKVFDGDTDRRDRKVPKNDSSDYEPEYEPKPQPANDAPAATAAAAVAPADLVTSGSNTVASEARPQE from the coding sequence ATGAGCGAGTCGACCAAACAATCCCAAGGCAGCCTGGCGCGTATCGGCCTGGCCCTGGCCATCGCCGCCAGCGTAAGCGCTTGCGCCACCGGCACCAATCCGCGCGACCCGCTGGAAGGGTACAACCGCGCCATGTTCAAGTTCAACGACACCGTTGACCAGGTGGCCCTGAAGCCGGTCGCCACGGCCTACAAGAAGGTGACGCCCTCGTTCGTGCAAACGGGCGTGGGCAACTTCTTCGGCAACTTGTCCGATGTGTGGAGCGCCATGAATAACTTGCTGCAAGGCAAGGGTGAGGCGGGCTTGCAAGACGTCGTGCGCGTCAGCATGAACTCGACCTTCGGCATCTTCGGCCTGATCGACATCGCGTCGCAGGCCGGCATTCCCAAGCATAACGAAGACTTTGGCCAGACCCTGGGCTGGTATGGCGTGCAGTCTGGTCCGTACGTGATGCTGCCGCTGCTGGGCCCATCGACCGTGCGCGACACGGCGGCCCTGCCGCTCGATATCGCGGGCGACCCATGGCGCTACAAGGATCCGGCCTATGTGCGCAATATCGGCACGGTGACGCGCGTGGTCGACAAGCGCGCCGCGCTGCTCGACGCGACCAATTTGATGGAAGCGGCCGCGCTGGACCGTTATGAATTCATCCGCGACGGCTTCCTGCAGGCGCGCGAAAGCAAGGTGTTCGATGGCGATACGGACCGCCGCGACCGCAAAGTGCCAAAAAACGACAGCAGCGACTACGAGCCCGAGTACGAGCCAAAACCGCAGCCTGCCAATGACGCGCCTGCAGCCACGGCCGCCGCGGCGGTGGCGCCAGCGGACCTCGTAACATCTGGTAGCAATACCGTTGCCTCCGAAGCCAGGCCGCAGGAGTAA
- the mlaD gene encoding outer membrane lipid asymmetry maintenance protein MlaD yields the protein MQRKSLDVWVGLFVLLGVAALMFLALKAGNMSSLSFSKTYTISAKFDNIGGLKPQAPVKGAGVVVGRVSEIVFDDKTYQALVKLDIEDGYKFPKDSSAKILTAGLLGEQYIGLEAGGDLANLAEGDKIARTQSATVLEDLINQFIYSKAAEGKDSK from the coding sequence ATGCAACGTAAATCTTTGGATGTCTGGGTCGGCTTGTTCGTCTTGCTCGGTGTGGCGGCATTGATGTTTCTGGCGCTCAAGGCCGGCAATATGAGCTCGCTGTCTTTCAGCAAGACGTATACCATTAGTGCCAAGTTCGACAATATTGGCGGCCTCAAGCCGCAGGCGCCCGTCAAGGGTGCTGGCGTGGTGGTGGGCAGGGTCTCGGAAATCGTCTTTGACGACAAGACTTACCAGGCGCTGGTGAAACTCGACATTGAAGATGGCTACAAATTTCCGAAAGACAGCTCGGCCAAGATTTTGACGGCCGGTTTGCTGGGTGAGCAATATATCGGCCTGGAAGCAGGCGGCGATCTGGCGAACCTGGCAGAGGGCGACAAGATCGCCCGTACTCAATCGGCCACAGTGCTGGAAGACCTGATCAATCAGTTCATCTACAGCAAGGCAGCGGAAGGAAAGGACAGCAAATGA